In the genome of Corythoichthys intestinalis isolate RoL2023-P3 chromosome 19, ASM3026506v1, whole genome shotgun sequence, one region contains:
- the tab2 gene encoding TGF-beta-activated kinase 1 and MAP3K7-binding protein 2 isoform X4: protein MAQESHHIDIQVLHDLRQKFPEVPEGVVSQCVLQNNNNLDACCEYLSQVSPGYLYTEEGNINFSDDPNLTRLRNHMTQLNLGLQSQNVHVAPVRDSLRMNGSRTLAHSLSEGPLQTGQAPNSNFFQQEPHSAPAEGTPSLNVFSAMEPSRKPQPPQHLGLYPMGVKGTTMGLQQTPRFNPITVTLAPQTGRNTPTSLHIRGGPQSGLGSPQGNSIYIRPYVSQCGTTRQNQQQGGRAQYSPTSQPQQQIYQISHPSSLSGSWSGPQQSPSSHTSQHHSQGHQTSHVYMPISSPTNPQAPSNFPCGSQASSSGVSSSCSSSSSSCSSSVLPTTLSAISQYNIQNISTGPRKNQIEIKLESPQRSNSTTTTAVLRTGGGSRSSSTSSSCPSSCSSSSTGVSTVPSNPLSIGGSGLSRSQPTVYISASPPTAATTPSEETLIASAGSRSQPKFYISANASSSDDAGGRNPPTVYISANPPLQGPSGARNIGGQVSMGPAYIHHHPPKSRASVGVGNPASSPRVVVTQPNTKYTFKITVSPNKPPAVSPGVVSPTFEPNNLLTLPADHHFAEPDPLHLSDPLSAHKERPSEPRRLSMGSDDAAYTQALLVHQKARMDRLWHELELKKKKLEKLKEEVNEMENDLTRRRLERSNSASQIPSIEEMKQLRCKNRLLQIDIECLTKEIDLCQKRDSKIMAAQEEDEGMQWSCSGCTFFNHPALNRCEECDLPRDF, encoded by the exons ATGGCCCAGGAAAGCCACCATATTGACATTCAGGTTTTGCATGACCTGCGCCAGAAGTTCCCTGAAGTCCCAGAGGGTGTTGTGTCTCAGTGTGTTCTTCAG AATAACAACAATTTAGACGCGTGCTGTGAATACTTGTCCCAGGTCAGTCCAGGCTACTTGTACACCGAAGAAGGAAACATCAATTTTTCTGACGACCCCAATTTGACCAGGCTCCGTAATCACATGACCCAGCTGAACCTGGGCCTGCAGTCTCAGAATGTGCATGTGGCCCCAGTGCGAGACAGCTTGAGAATGAACGGCAGTCGAACTCTGGCCCATAGCCTGAGCGAAGGGCCCCTGCAGACAGGCCAAGCACCAAACAGtaacttctttcagcaggagccACATTCTGCTCCAGCTGAAGGGACCCCCAGTCTCAATGTGTTCAGTGCAATGGAGCCTTCGCGCAAACCGCAGCCTCCACAACACCTTGGACTCTACCCAATGGGTGTCAAAGGAACAACCATGGGTCTCCAGCAAACACCACGTTTCAACCCTATTACTGTGACGCTAGCTCCTCAGACTGGCCGGAACACTCCTACTTCTTTACACATACGTGGAGGGCCACAGTCAGGTCTAGGAAGTCCACAGGGTAACTCTATTTACATTAGGCCCTATGTAAGTCAGTGTGGTACGACTCGACAGAACCAGCAGCAAGGAGGCAGGGCCCAGTATAGCCCCACCTCTCAGCCTCAGCAGCAAATCTATCAGATCTCTCATCCCTCGTCCTTGTCCGGGTCTTGGTCCGGGCCTCAGCAATCCCCTTCGTCACATACCTCACAGCATCACTCCCAGGGTCACCAGACATCTCATGTCTACATGCCAATTAGCTCCCCAACAAATCCCCAAGCACCCTCCAACTTTCCCTGTGGAAGCCAAGCATCTTCATCTGGTGTCTCATCTTCTTGCTCGTCTTCCTCGTCGTCCTGCTCCTCCTCCGTCTTGCCCACCACGCTCTCTGCTATCAGCCAGTACAACATCCAGAACATCTCCACCGGCCCGCGGAAGAATCAGATTGAGATCAAACTTGAATCTCCTCAGAGGAGCAACTCCACCACAACAACAGCTGTGCTGCGAACAGGCGGTGGGTCCCGTTCCTCCTCCACCTCGTCCTCCTGCCCTTCCTCCTGCTCCTCCTCCTCAACTGGGGTATCTACTGTCCCTAGCAACCCTCTATCCATTGGAGGCTCAGGTCTGAGCCGCAGCCAGCCCACTGTTTACATCTCTGCTAGCCCGCCTACAGCTGCTACGACGCCTTCTGAGGAGACTTTAATTGCCTCTGCCGGATCTCGTTCACAACCCAAGTTTTACATTTCAGCAAATGCCTCCTCTAGTGATGACGCTGGGGGTAGAAACCCTCCCACAGTCTACATCTCAGCTAACCCTCCATTGCAGGGGCCATCAGGTGCGAGGAACATTGGGGGCCAGGTGAGTATGGGCCCTGCTTATATCCACCATCATCCGCCTAAATCCCGGGCTTCAGTGGGAGTGGGAAATCCGGCTTCCTCTCCACGTGTGGTGGTGACTCAACCCAACACAAAATATACTTTCAAAATCACTGTGTCCCCCAACAAGCCCCCAGCAGTGTCCCCTGGGGTTGTGTCTCCTACCTTTGAGCCCAACAATCTCCTCACTCTACCGGCAGACCATCACTTTGCCGAACCAGACCCCCTCCATCTCTCAGATCCACTTTCAGCACACAAGGAGAGACCAAGCGAGCCTCGCAGACTCAGCATGGGCTCTGATGATGCTGCATACACGCAAG CATTGTTGGTCCATCAGAAGGCACGAATGGACAGGCTTTGGCATGAACTGGAGTTAAAGAAGAAGAAGCTGGAGAAGCTAAAAGAGGAAGTCAATGAGATGGAGAATGACCTGACCAGGAGACGACTGGAGCGATCAAACTCTGCCTCCCAAATTCCTTCT